The genomic stretch TTAGTTTCGCATGGAATGACGAGTCGAATAATATCCCAAATGACATTACATCTCTATGAACCACTGGTTTTGACAAGGCATTATGCATGTAAGAAAGTGCATAGGCAATATCAATTGCTGCCCGTAGCCGGCTGATCCATGTCAAAGGCTTCTGAAGTGCCAAATCTCCATGTAAATGATGATGAAGTTCCATATTTGGACAGTATTCATGAATCGTCATTGGGACACAGGTCTCAAGACAACAACCATAGATCCTAACCATATTGTCATGACATAAAACTGTTCTTATGGCGACTGCAGTCAAGAAGCGATCCACAAGTTCGGGATCTGGGTCGCGTTTTTGAGGGGTTTTGATAGCTACCACCTTGTCATTTATTATACCCTTGTAAAGATATTGACCGCGAAAACTACCAACGATGAGATCAGGATCATAGTTATTTGTAGCTTTAACGATTTCATCCTCGGATACAATTTTCAGCTGGTGTGCTCCTATATCCTTACCTTGGCTCAAAGCGATCTGCTTTTCCAACAAGATACCGCCATTTTTGGTGAAATACTCTTCCTTTGATTCAATCTTCTCCACTTGTTTGACTTTCTTCCTGTTCTTTCTCTCCCATTTATCTTGACCCAACAGAAAAAAGAACTTTGAAAAAAcatccaatttcatttattgaaCTTGGCAAGAACAAGATGGATTAACTAATACTCCATTACTCCCCCGCCCAATCacttgtttaccttttttattctttgcaGAGGGTATTTTATTCAAAGGTACACAAATGATTGTGACGGACGGATCGAGTAGTTACTTCTATGACATATGAGGTAAAAGACTAATTAATGGTCATTAATTATCTTATGCCGTGCTTGCTAAGATAATTGATTACTGACTTGGAATTGATTATTGACTTGGATTATTTCAAGCTTGCTTGACTTTTGACTCAATTGCAGAGGAAGAATCGATGATGAAAATCACATTTAACCAACTACCAAAACAAAGGAGAGAACTTATCAATCACAATCAATTCCACAATGCACCCAACCAACATCAAGTCTTGCCTGTGACCGTCTTAAGTTAGAAAGTCTCACAACCTCAATCCTTTTAAacattactccctccgtcccagttatttgttgtcctttggttttggcacaaagaccaagaaaagaggagagagccaattactaaatgacatgtggatgaaattgagtgtgaatgaccaaattgttcatcaaatgcaatcctaaaatagaaagaacaacaaatgactgagacacccaaaaatggaaaagaacaacaaatgaccgggacagagggagtatttaaATCGGTTGTGAGTGTCGTCACAAGTCACAACCATCACATGTAAAAGAATTTGTgcccaattaataattcatccaaTTTATTAGAGATTGCAGGCAATCAACACAATAAACACAGCttaaatattactccgtataaaTTAATGATTGAAACATAAAGGTTGTGACCGTCTTAAGCAAAACCGTCTTACAAGTCACaaccccctttccttttttaacaTTATTAAATCAGCGTCATAACTTGTGACTGTCACAAGTAAGAATATGTGCCCAATTAATAATTCAATTTATCAGAGATTGGGGGTAATCAACACAATAAACACAGCTTAAATACCATAAATTAATGATTGAAACATAAAGGTTGCAAGAGAAGAATGGTAGAAAGATTGAATGTTTGGAATACTTACCAGATTTAATTGAAAGAACCCTAAAAACTCAGCTGCTATATTGTGTTCATCAAGCTTTTCACATTGAAATAAAGTTTTCAGTTAATTACCAGGATATGGGTAATTATGTTTTCTTTCGTCTGAGTAATAAGGAGTTTTCAATAGACTTGACAAACGGGTCACCCGTGTTGGGGTCGAGTTTGGGTTGGGTCCATTTGGGGATTGAGTTGTTCGGGTTGGGTTGAATAAAGTCGGGACATATTCGGGTTTTCAAATCGTATGCGAGTCGGAAACGGATTGGGTTAATTTTGCCACAACTACCCACAAAGGCAAATAACTCTTGAAATTATATTTCGTTATGTAGGCCTGTTTTTTTGGACTAAAACCGTTTAAATTGAACTAAATTTAATGGAGCGGAACTAAACTGAATTGAAAATTTGGTAATACTCGATATTTAATAGTCTCTCTATTTGAACAATTTCATTGGAACAAATGGCATATTTTGAAATTTATTACAATGAAATAGACAACATAGAGCGAGCATACGATCGAGTCAATGTTTATGGCTTAGATGAAAGTTGTACAGGAGTGTGATTGGAAAAAATTTATATAAGACACGTGTATTTGTATGGATTTTAAAAGGGGTTAAATATGCTAATGTggaatgaacaagcacaaatttTCACTTGTGAGACTAGCGGATGAACAAGATAAAAGTAAAATGCATTGAGAAATGGGTGTTAACGAGCTGAGTTGggccgagccgagcccgagcttggccttgctcggcttgtgctcaagaactAAAACTCGGGTTCGAGCCaatctcgagcttacccgagcttgaaaaaaatgtgctcATTATAAAGCTTACAAGCTTTAACGTGAGCTCGAGACAAACTCGAGCCCAAATTGAGCCTATATAAAActgtttatttttttgtttttttatttcgattttttcaataacaaggctcaaaggttatatgtaaaaatatttggcaaatcagAGAGACATTTGATATAtgtgatacaaaaatataataatgataaaatatttttataaaatatgagcaatatcttatataatcacacaagttcgagccaCTCGCGAACTTTTCGAGTCGAGCTAGCCTTTACTCgacttgactcgttaagctctcgagccaAGCCCGAGCCCGAGACGAGCTCGCACGAGCCAAGcaaccgagctttgaccgaggCGATCTCGAGTAGCTCgtgagctgtctcgtctcattaaccgCCCTAGAGAAAAATATGTCATATGGAATATATGAGTTTAAGAAATGATTAAGGCCCTATTTTTTTAGGTTGAATGAAAAGCTAAGTTGGATAAGAACTGAAATTAAGCTGTAAAATATACGGCTTAATAAGTAGATTTATTTATAGCCTTAGAAATCTTACCGCCTCATACCAGACTAACTCAACCCAATAAGCCAATACACAGATAAAGTCTGAAGTAATCTAATCTAAATTAGATATGCAGGTCATTATATGATTATATGATCTACGAATCTAGATCAGACAGTGATGAAAAGAAAAAATGGTAATAAAAGTACTAGGCTTTACTTCCACTTATGTTGTTCCTTTGATCTTGTATCACCCATAGCTGTTCAACAATGTTGATCATACTCGGTcgttcctctcctttcttcgccACACATTTCAAGGCAAGTTGCGCAAACCTCTGGATCTCATCCATATTACTTTCTTCCAACAGAATCCTGTCGATCATTGCCTGAAAACGATTTTTCTCCACCTCAAATACAAACTCATAGACCAAATTGTTGCCACATCGAGCCATTTCAATGGGATCCCGTGAAGTTAATAACTCCAATATCAAAACCCCAAAGCTATAGACATCGCACCCTTCTGTaacttcttgtgtttcaatgtaTTCCGGGTCAATGTATCCCGGAGCCCCATGAATAGGCCATCGATCTCTTTGCCCTGGGGAAATGGCCACTGAGTGGTCAAAGTGGCTTAGTTTCACATTGGAGGACGAGTCAAGTAATACCGCAAATGACGTGATATCTCTATGAACAACTGGCTGTGACAAAGCATTATGCATATAAGAAAGAGCATAGGCAATATCAGTTGCTGCCCTTAACCGGCTGGTCCACGTCAACGGTTTTAGAAGTGACATGCCACCATATAAATGCTCATAAAGAGCTTTACTTGGGTAAAATTCGTTCACCGTGATGGGGACACAGGTCTCAAGACAGCAGCCATAGAGCTTGATCATATTGTCATGAAACAAAACTGTTTTCATGGCGACATCAGTCAAAAAGTTATTGACAAGTTCGTGATTGGAGTCGTGTTTTGGAGGGGTTTTGATGGCTACCTCCTCATCATTTAATGTGCCCTTGTAGAGATTTGAAGCAGGATAAGTATGACAAATTAGATCAGGATCATAGTTGTTCGTAGCTTTCTTGATTTCATCCTCGGATAAAATTTTGAGCTGTCCTGCTCGCTCCTATGTCCTTGCCTTGGCTCAAAGCAATCTGTTTTTCCAACAAAATACCACCATTCTTGATGAAATAATCTTCCTTTGATTCAATCTTCTGCACTTCCTTGACTTTCTTCCTGTTCTTCCTCTCCCATTTAAAACCCAACAGAGAAAAGAACTCTGAAAACACACCcaatttcataataataataataataataataatttaggaACAAGAAGATGGATTAACTAATACtgtactccctccgttccaaTTATTGGTTTACTTTTTTATTATTTGTGAGGGGtatattaatcaaagataaacaaatgattgtaaTAGgatcattgttgtcagaatcgcgattcgatccaacgattctacgattttacgatacaaaaatgcttgaccgatcctggatcctacgattctatcatagttgtagaatcttacgatcctattagtttgaaaatttctagagatgggatcataatacgatcctaggattttacgatcctacgatccaatttcataataaaaaaaaattaatatatatttttatataatgacacagtaaaacccaaatttcgtgtaagttattcatacaatgatactaaaatcattaattacaaatattttatgaataaatattaataaataagtgttttgattttcaattatatgttttcagcaaataaaaaattatatttagtgagtttgt from Silene latifolia isolate original U9 population chromosome 5, ASM4854445v1, whole genome shotgun sequence encodes the following:
- the LOC141657708 gene encoding wall-associated receptor kinase-like 1; its protein translation is MKLDVFSKFFFLLGQDKWERKNRKKVKQVEKIESKEEYFTKNGGILLEKQIALSQGKDIGAHQLKIVSEDEIVKATNNYDPDLIVGSFRGQYLYKGIINDKVVAIKTPQKRDPDPELVDRFLTAVAIRTVLCHDNMVRIYGCCLETCVPMTIHEYCPNMELHHHLHGDLALQKPLTWISRLRAAIDIAYALSYMHNALSKPVVHRDVMSFGILFDSSFHAKLSYFDHSVAITPGKKDQSLPVHGSPGYIDPKYIETQEVTAKCDVYSFGVLMLELLTSRDPFEMAQCGNNLVDEFISEVERNGVKALIDLILMEEANLDEIQCFARLALKCVAKKGEKRPSMVSVVEELWLIQEGQVKPNTLHEQ
- the LOC141655684 gene encoding putative wall-associated receptor kinase-like 16, which gives rise to MKLGVFSEFFSLLGFKWERKNRKKVKEVQKIESKEDYFIKNGGILLEKQIALSQVLFHDNMIKLYGCCLETCVPITVNEFYPSKALYEHLYGGMSLLKPLTWTSRLRAATDIAYALSYMHNALSQPVVHRDITSFAVLLDSSSNVKLSHFDHSVAISPGQRDRWPIHGAPGYIDPEYIETQEVTEGCDVYSFGVLILELLTSRDPIEMARCGNNLVYEFVFEVEKNRFQAMIDRILLEESNMDEIQRFAQLALKCVAKKGEERPSMINIVEQLWVIQDQRNNISGSKA